One segment of Sinorhizobium sp. BG8 DNA contains the following:
- a CDS encoding helix-turn-helix transcriptional regulator: protein MRVDFAPLFSAITEMVDLQAATDAGGVFLRMMQSVVRFDDVVVFAYRDKERPLDLFSTFDAGDHEVFVSLYQAGPYLLDPFYHTARQGREGLFRMRELAPDRFFSSEYFRSYYSQTRLSEEVGFFVPLDGGITVVLSLMRREGTGVFPAGEFAMLGYAQPLVSAFARRAWPNLGAQFDGTLGGGARGRRAEPASAADRVWRKLNLTEREAGIIELVLQGHSSESIGLRLGISTGTVKVHRRNVYRKLGISSQIQLLSIYLQNLER from the coding sequence ATGCGGGTTGATTTTGCACCATTGTTTTCGGCCATCACGGAAATGGTCGATCTCCAGGCGGCAACCGACGCCGGCGGCGTTTTCCTGCGGATGATGCAATCCGTCGTTCGCTTCGACGATGTGGTCGTCTTTGCCTATCGCGACAAGGAACGGCCGCTCGACCTCTTCAGCACCTTCGATGCCGGCGATCACGAGGTTTTCGTCAGCCTCTACCAGGCCGGCCCCTATCTTCTCGATCCTTTCTATCATACGGCGCGGCAGGGCCGGGAGGGACTGTTCCGGATGCGCGAGCTCGCGCCGGACCGCTTCTTTTCCAGCGAGTATTTCCGCAGCTACTATTCACAGACCCGGCTTTCCGAGGAGGTCGGCTTCTTCGTGCCGCTCGATGGCGGGATAACCGTCGTTCTCTCGCTGATGCGTAGAGAGGGCACGGGAGTGTTCCCGGCAGGGGAATTCGCGATGCTCGGCTACGCGCAGCCTCTCGTCTCGGCGTTCGCACGGCGTGCCTGGCCGAATCTCGGGGCCCAGTTCGATGGAACACTGGGGGGAGGCGCCAGGGGGCGGCGTGCCGAACCGGCAAGCGCCGCCGACAGGGTCTGGCGCAAGCTCAACCTGACGGAACGCGAGGCGGGTATCATCGAACTGGTCCTCCAGGGACATTCCTCGGAGTCGATCGGGCTGAGGCTCGGGATATCCACCGGCACGGTCAAGGTCCATCGCCGCAACGTCTATCGCAAGCTCGGGATCTCTTCACAGATCCAGCTCCTTTCCATTTACCTGCAGAATCTGGAGCGGTGA
- a CDS encoding DeoR/GlpR family DNA-binding transcription regulator, whose amino-acid sequence MRPEDRRQKIMDILLEAGSASIEDLANSFAVSKMTVHRDLDDLEQAGLLRKVHGGASIESSPQFESDFRYRERMAAAEKRAIARHAVSLIEPGQIIILDDSSTAGAMASLLTEVRPLTVITNNLSAITALSGVAGIQLIALGGAYSKKFNGFFGIVTDEALKSLRADIAFLSSSAIEGTQAFHQDQEVIQIKRQMIRSARRSYLLADHDKFSRQALHFLADLDLFEAVLTGGKITPEASAALADGDVKLISTHSEESENSA is encoded by the coding sequence ATGAGACCCGAGGACAGACGTCAGAAAATCATGGACATCCTGCTCGAGGCCGGCAGTGCTTCGATCGAGGACCTCGCCAACAGTTTCGCCGTTTCCAAAATGACGGTGCATCGCGATCTCGACGATCTCGAGCAGGCGGGGTTGCTCCGCAAGGTTCACGGTGGCGCCTCCATCGAGTCGAGCCCCCAGTTCGAAAGCGATTTCCGTTATCGCGAGCGCATGGCAGCGGCCGAGAAGCGTGCGATTGCCCGCCATGCAGTCTCGCTCATCGAACCCGGCCAGATCATCATTCTTGACGACAGCTCCACCGCGGGCGCGATGGCGTCGCTGCTGACCGAGGTGAGGCCTCTCACCGTCATTACCAACAATCTCTCGGCCATCACCGCACTGTCGGGTGTCGCGGGCATCCAGCTGATCGCGCTCGGAGGCGCATACAGCAAGAAATTCAACGGTTTCTTCGGGATCGTGACGGACGAGGCGTTGAAGTCGCTGCGCGCCGACATCGCCTTCCTGTCCTCTTCCGCCATCGAGGGAACGCAGGCCTTCCACCAGGACCAGGAAGTCATCCAGATCAAGCGGCAGATGATCCGCTCGGCACGGCGCAGCTACCTGCTTGCCGATCACGACAAGTTTTCCCGCCAGGCGCTGCATTTCCTTGCCGACCTCGACCTCTTCGAGGCGGTCCTGACCGGCGGCAAGATTACGCCGGAGGCTTCGGCGGCA